One genomic window of Rhizomicrobium sp. includes the following:
- a CDS encoding cytochrome P450 produces MATALDNDLVSSAVFGDDKKIHGLLADLRKNDPVHWTEPDGFRPFWALTKHADILEIEKLNDQFHNEPRSVLASKQAEQDMAAMWGGPDPKTGRVSPFRTLIDMDGADHRAYRGLAQSWFMPPNLRKNLEARTHELAKRYVDRMMEIGPECDFAKDIAVYYPLHVIMSILGVPESDEPLMLKLTQELFGGGDPDMQRKDRDPNTNVIADFFMYFNKMTEERRAHPGEDLASVIANGQVNGAPLGPIETGSYYVIVATAGHDTTSSSIAGGMRALIEHPDQLKKLQDNPDLLGTAIDEMIRWSTPVQHFMRTNVGDDYILRGKTIKTGEAVQLLYISGNRDEEVWPDAFDFRVDRENNRHVAFGYGAHLCLGQHLAKMEIRAFFKELLGRLDAIEMTGESKRVQATFVSGLKTLPVRYKLRAA; encoded by the coding sequence ATGGCGACCGCCCTCGACAACGACCTCGTTTCCAGCGCCGTCTTCGGCGACGATAAGAAAATCCATGGCCTGCTCGCCGATCTGCGCAAGAACGATCCGGTGCACTGGACCGAGCCGGACGGATTTCGCCCGTTCTGGGCGCTCACCAAGCATGCCGACATCCTCGAGATCGAGAAGCTGAACGACCAGTTCCACAACGAGCCGCGCTCGGTGCTGGCGAGCAAGCAGGCCGAGCAGGACATGGCCGCGATGTGGGGCGGGCCCGATCCCAAGACCGGCCGTGTCTCGCCCTTCCGCACCCTGATCGACATGGACGGCGCCGATCACCGCGCCTATCGCGGGCTGGCCCAGTCCTGGTTCATGCCGCCGAACCTGCGCAAGAACCTCGAAGCGCGCACCCACGAACTGGCCAAGCGCTATGTCGACCGCATGATGGAGATCGGGCCGGAATGCGACTTCGCCAAGGACATCGCGGTCTACTATCCGCTGCATGTCATCATGTCGATCCTGGGCGTGCCGGAGAGCGACGAGCCCCTGATGCTCAAGCTGACGCAGGAATTGTTCGGCGGTGGCGATCCGGACATGCAGCGCAAGGACCGCGATCCGAACACCAACGTCATCGCCGACTTCTTCATGTACTTCAACAAGATGACGGAAGAGCGCCGCGCTCATCCCGGCGAGGATCTCGCATCCGTCATCGCCAACGGCCAGGTGAACGGCGCGCCGCTCGGGCCCATCGAGACCGGGTCCTACTACGTCATCGTGGCCACGGCGGGCCACGACACGACCAGTTCGTCCATTGCCGGCGGCATGCGCGCGCTGATCGAGCATCCCGACCAGCTCAAGAAGCTTCAGGACAATCCCGATCTGCTCGGCACGGCGATCGATGAGATGATCCGCTGGTCCACGCCGGTGCAGCATTTCATGCGCACCAATGTCGGCGACGACTATATCCTGCGCGGCAAGACGATCAAGACCGGCGAGGCGGTGCAGCTTCTCTACATCTCCGGCAACCGCGACGAGGAGGTGTGGCCCGACGCGTTCGACTTCCGCGTCGACCGCGAAAACAACCGTCATGTCGCCTTCGGCTATGGCGCGCATCTGTGCCTCGGCCAGCACCTCGCCAAGATGGAGATCCGCGCCTTCTTCAAGGAACTGCTTGGCCGCCTGGACGCAATCGAGATGACCGGCGAATCCAAGCGCGTGCAGGCGACCTTCGTGAGCGGCTTGAAGACCCTGCCGGTGCGCTACAAATTGCGGGCGGCATGA